Sequence from the Ancalomicrobiaceae bacterium S20 genome:
GTCGCCGAGAACGCCGTCGAGACGGCCGGCGGCGAGGTCCGCCGCCGCCGCGGCTTCGGTCGGGTAGGTCTTCACCGTGGCGCCTTTCGGAGCGAACTGGTCGCGCAGATAGATCGCATAGGTCGTGTTCGCCTGGACACCGATGCTGCGGCCCTTCCAGAGCGCGGGGTCGGAGCCCGTGGCAGCGTCCTTGCCCGCGAGCAGGACCACGGGCTTGTCGTAGTACTTGGCCGTGAAATCGACCGTGCGCCTGCGCTCGTCGGTGATCGCCATCGAGGCGGCGATCGCATCGATCTTCTTGGCCAGCAGCGCCGGGATCAGCGCGTCCCAGTCGAGCACCACGAACTCGCACTCGGCCTTCATGCGATCGCAGAGCGCGCGGGCGACATCGATGTCGAAGCCCTGCAAGGCGCGATCGTCGCCGAGACCGTTGAACGGCGGGTAGTCGCCGGCCGCAGCGAAGCGGATCTTCTTCCACTCGCGGGCGTCGGCCGGCACCGGCGCGACCGCCACGCCGACGACGGCGGCGACGAGCAGGGCGAGGGCGGCGAGAAGGCGCGGCATGGGACGATGCTCTCCCCGGAGATCGACGAAGGACGGCGTTTAACGACAGGCTACAGGCGACAGGCGGCCAATGCCGTCTGCGATAGCACGTTTCGCCGGCCGACACCCGTCTCCGCCGGCTTGCGAGCACGGCCGTCGCCAGCCCCCGGCGGCCTTCCGCGATGGCGTCGAGAGGCCGGACCAATTTCGAAAATTTTACGCGAAATTTCCTTTGTTTGTTCGATCAAATTTATCCGTTGTCCCGCGATTGTCGCCATGGAGGTTGGATCATGTCCGGTGTTTCGAGACGTGCCTTGCTTGGCGCTGCAGTCGCTGCGTTCGCCGCGCGCCCGTTCCGGGCAGCGCGCGCCGCAGAACGTCCGGCCGTGACCTTCGTCAACCCCGGCAAGACTGGTGAAGTGTTCTGGGACATGGTCTCGGCGACCATGCGCGCAGCCGCCGCACAGCTCGACATCGACCTCGAAATCCTGACCGCCGAGCGCGACCGGATCCGCATGCGCGACCTAGGCGTCGCGGCGGCATCGCGGGCGACGCGTCCCGACTACCTGATCGTCGTCAACGAGGATCTCGCTGCGACCGACATCGTGATCGCAGCGGAACGCCATGGCGTCGCCACGCTGGTCGTCTCGAACCCGCTGACGCCCGAGCAGGAAGCGGAGGTGTCCCGCACCGGTTCGGCATCGGCCGATCCGACCAGCTACAGGATCGGCAGCCTGCTGCCCGATCACGCCGGCGCCGGCGCCCGAATGGGCGCGGCGCTGGTGGCCGCGGCGCGCCGGCTCGGCCTCGCCGACCGCGACGGCCGCATCCACATGCTCGCGATCGGCGGCAATGACGTGACGCCGGCGAGCGTGCAGCGTCTCACGGGCCTTCGTCGCGCCCTCGCCGGCACGCCGGACGTGACGCTGGACCGGATCGTCAATGCCGAATGGAACGGCGCGCAGGCGGAGGCGATCACCCGCGGCTATCTCGAATGGAGCCGCCGTGCCGGCACCCGACCGGGGGCGATCTGGGCCGCCAACGACCCGATGGCGCTCGGCGCCCTCGCCGCACTGGAAGAGACCGGCCGCATCGGCGGCAAGGACTGCGTCGTCGCCGGCCTGAACTGGTCCCGGCTGGCGATCGAGAGCATCAAGACCGGCCGGATGGTGATGACCGACGGCGGCCACTTCTTTCTGGGAGGCTTCGCGATCGTCATGGTGCGCGACCATTACGACGGCTCGCGCGCGCCCGCGCCGAGCCGCATCGTCCAATGCGCCATGGCGCCGCTCGACGCCGAAAGCGTGCGCCGCTACGAGGCGGCCTTTCCGCGAGACCAGTTCGACAATGTCGATTTCAACCGGTTCCGACGCAACGACGGTGCGGGCTCGTCCTACGCCTTCGACGTGGCGACGGTGTTCTCGAGCCTGAAGTCCGGCGGGGGGCTCTGATGGGCGTGTTCGCATCGGCCATGCAGAGGCTCGAGGCGCTGAAGCGCCAGCCGCGGTTCCCGTTCCAGTGGAAACGCTCGTATCAGACCTTTTTCATGGCCGTGACGCTGCCAGTGCTGGTGGCCCTGAACGTCGCCTCCGCCTTCGTGACGGGCTACAAGCTCCACGGCATCATCGACGAGGAGATCGTCGGCAAGGTTCAGGCCTATCGCAACACGCTGCCCGGCCAGATCGGCGAACCGATGTGGTCGTTCCGCTACGACCGTGTCGAGATGGCGCTCGGCCGCTATGCCATGGATCCGGACGTCATCTCGATCACGGTGCGCGACGACAGCGGTGCCGAGGTCGCGTCGATCAAAGGCCCCGCACAGTTCGAAAACGTCGAGCGGATCGTCGATCCCATCGGGTACGAGAACGGCAATGTCAGCCGGTCGGTCGGCACGATCGAATACGCCTTCTCCCACCGGCGCTCGAACGACCAGATCCTCTATCGCACCATCGAAATGTCGGGCCTGCGCCTCTCGATAGCGTTCATTTTCATCGCAGCGATCATCTACCTGAACCGCGCCAAGGTTGTGAAACCGCTGTCCAAGCTCGAAAAGGCCATGGCCGAGAGCGAGGCGGACGGCACGAAGCATCTGGTCGCGTGGTCGTCCGACGACGAGGTCGGCCGCACCATCGCGGCCTTCAACAACATGCAGCGCCGGCTGGAGGAAGCCGAGCGGCGCCGGCAGGAGACGAACGCGCGCCTCGACCGTCTCTACAACGGCACGCCGGCGCTGCTGCATTCGGTCGACCGCTACGGCGTGCTGGTGCACGTATCGGAATATTGGCTGATCGAGACGGGCTACGCCCGCGAAGAGGTGATCGGGCGTCCGCTCGACGAATTCCTGACCGCCGAGAGCGCGCTCGCCTATCATCGGCGCATCCTGCCGCGGTTCCTGGAAACCGGGATCACCGACGACGAGCCGTTGCGGCTCGTCTGCCGGTCGGGTGCGGTCAAGGACGTGCTGCTCGCCGAGATCGTCGACGAGGCCGCCCCCGAGGGCGCATTGTCGCTGTCGGTGATGACCGACATCTCGGAGATCAAGGCGGCGGAGCGCGAACTGCACCGGATCGCCTGGATCGATCCGGTCAGCGATCTCTACAATCGCCGCGGCTTCCTCGATGCGGTCGACGACCAGATCGCCGCGCTGCAGGAGCGCACGGAAGAGGCGCTGGTCTTCTATCTCGACCTCGATCGGTTCAAGCGGGTCAACGACACGTTTGGACATGCGGCCGGCGACCAGTTGCTCAGGGCGATCGGCACGCGGCTCAAGACGACCTTCGGCGCTCAGGCCCTTGTCGGCCGGCTCGGCGGCGACGAATTCGCCGCCTTCGTACCGGCCGCGACGCTCGAGGCGGACATCTGCACCGTGGTCGGTCGGGCGCTCGACGGCATCCGGGCGCCGGTCGAGATCGATTCGATCACGATCGAGCCCTCGGGCAGCATCGGCGTCGCGCGCTACCCGGTCGACGGACGGTCGGCGGAGGATCTGCTGCTCGCCGCCGACATCGCGCTCTACCGGGCGAAGAACGACGGCCGCGACCGCGCCTACACCTTCGACCATGGCCTCGCCGCCGAGGTCGCGCAGCGGCGCGCGCGGGAGACCGACGTGCGCCAGGGCATTGCACACGGCTGGTTCGAATTGTTCATCCAACCGATCGTCCGGCTCGCCGACGGCAGAATCGTCGGTGGCGAGGCGCTGGTGCGGCTCAGGCACCCGGAAAAGGGCTTGATCTCGCCGGGCGAGTTCATCCCGGCGGCCGAAGAGACCGGACTGATCCGGCCGCTCGGACGCCTGATCCTCAGCGAAGCGGTGCGCAAGATCCCGGCGCTCGCGGCGGCGAACGGCGGCAGTTTCTACCTGTCGGTCAATCTGTCAGGTAGCCAAGTTACGGACACGCTGCCGGAATATCTCGAGCAGCTGTTGACCGAGAACGGCGTGCCGGCCTCGCAGCTCGTGCTCGAGATCATGGAAACCGCGCTGCTCGACGACGCCGAGAAGGTCAACCGCATCCTGTCGCGCGTCTCCGCGCTCGGCATCCGCTTCGCGCTCGACGATTTCGGCACCGGCTTCTCGTCGCTCAACTATGTGAACCGCTTCCCCGTCGACATCATCAAGATCGACCGGTCGTTCACCCGCCGGCTGACCGAGGATTCCCACGAGGCGGCCCGTGTCCGCGCACTCGTGACGACCTCGGTCACGCTCGGCCGAGA
This genomic interval carries:
- a CDS encoding transporter substrate-binding domain-containing protein; translated protein: MPRLLAALALLVAAVVGVAVAPVPADAREWKKIRFAAAGDYPPFNGLGDDRALQGFDIDVARALCDRMKAECEFVVLDWDALIPALLAKKIDAIAASMAITDERRRTVDFTAKYYDKPVVLLAGKDAATGSDPALWKGRSIGVQANTTYAIYLRDQFAPKGATVKTYPTEAAAAADLAAGRLDGVLGDSVTLYDWLERGATADCCRFVLPEIKDARYFGEGVGIALRKEDKDLKAQLDKAISDIVRDGTHERITRKYFAFSLY
- a CDS encoding ABC transporter substrate-binding protein — protein: MASRGRTNFENFTRNFLCLFDQIYPLSRDCRHGGWIMSGVSRRALLGAAVAAFAARPFRAARAAERPAVTFVNPGKTGEVFWDMVSATMRAAAAQLDIDLEILTAERDRIRMRDLGVAAASRATRPDYLIVVNEDLAATDIVIAAERHGVATLVVSNPLTPEQEAEVSRTGSASADPTSYRIGSLLPDHAGAGARMGAALVAAARRLGLADRDGRIHMLAIGGNDVTPASVQRLTGLRRALAGTPDVTLDRIVNAEWNGAQAEAITRGYLEWSRRAGTRPGAIWAANDPMALGALAALEETGRIGGKDCVVAGLNWSRLAIESIKTGRMVMTDGGHFFLGGFAIVMVRDHYDGSRAPAPSRIVQCAMAPLDAESVRRYEAAFPRDQFDNVDFNRFRRNDGAGSSYAFDVATVFSSLKSGGGL
- a CDS encoding EAL domain-containing protein, encoding MGVFASAMQRLEALKRQPRFPFQWKRSYQTFFMAVTLPVLVALNVASAFVTGYKLHGIIDEEIVGKVQAYRNTLPGQIGEPMWSFRYDRVEMALGRYAMDPDVISITVRDDSGAEVASIKGPAQFENVERIVDPIGYENGNVSRSVGTIEYAFSHRRSNDQILYRTIEMSGLRLSIAFIFIAAIIYLNRAKVVKPLSKLEKAMAESEADGTKHLVAWSSDDEVGRTIAAFNNMQRRLEEAERRRQETNARLDRLYNGTPALLHSVDRYGVLVHVSEYWLIETGYAREEVIGRPLDEFLTAESALAYHRRILPRFLETGITDDEPLRLVCRSGAVKDVLLAEIVDEAAPEGALSLSVMTDISEIKAAERELHRIAWIDPVSDLYNRRGFLDAVDDQIAALQERTEEALVFYLDLDRFKRVNDTFGHAAGDQLLRAIGTRLKTTFGAQALVGRLGGDEFAAFVPAATLEADICTVVGRALDGIRAPVEIDSITIEPSGSIGVARYPVDGRSAEDLLLAADIALYRAKNDGRDRAYTFDHGLAAEVAQRRARETDVRQGIAHGWFELFIQPIVRLADGRIVGGEALVRLRHPEKGLISPGEFIPAAEETGLIRPLGRLILSEAVRKIPALAAANGGSFYLSVNLSGSQVTDTLPEYLEQLLTENGVPASQLVLEIMETALLDDAEKVNRILSRVSALGIRFALDDFGTGFSSLNYVNRFPVDIIKIDRSFTRRLTEDSHEAARVRALVTTSVTLGRELGLGLVAEGIEQAAEFDRSVELGMEYGQGYLFSPPLPHDAFLELARANAGARTEAPPAARAMSA